A region from the Paenarthrobacter aurescens genome encodes:
- a CDS encoding zinc-dependent metalloprotease — protein sequence MVSSARDSSAGAPSLINWDLAASTAARLAPPGPELSAGEIGKAVDNLRFNADISVPHVHDITGLDAARDLRDSHVLVVDRASWSKANTQSFAVMLQPALKKMLESRSPAAMTPAAAAASGAITGAQLGAVLSFLSSKVLGQYDPFAALAPDSNVPPGGRLLLVAPNIISVERELNVHPDDFRLWVCLHEQTHRVQFAAAPWLRHHMLDEIEKLSGNLLGNMDTLVERASAAAKSLRDRNPSEKTPGRGAILDLLQNPEEKASLSHITAVMSLLEGHANVVMDAVDSSIVPSVKTIRQRFNERGKDRGVVEKFIRNVLGLDAKMRQYTDGAKFVREVVAVAGMDGFNRVWESAEYLPTEDEIHNSKLWLERMGL from the coding sequence ATGGTGTCATCTGCCCGAGATTCGTCAGCAGGGGCCCCGTCCCTGATCAATTGGGACCTGGCCGCCTCTACGGCTGCCCGGCTTGCCCCTCCCGGTCCGGAGCTAAGCGCCGGGGAGATCGGCAAGGCCGTGGACAATCTGCGCTTCAACGCGGATATCTCCGTCCCGCACGTGCACGACATCACCGGCCTGGACGCCGCCAGGGACCTGCGTGACTCGCACGTCCTGGTGGTGGACCGTGCCTCGTGGTCCAAGGCCAACACACAGAGCTTCGCGGTGATGCTGCAACCGGCTCTGAAGAAAATGCTGGAAAGCCGCAGCCCAGCGGCCATGACTCCGGCCGCGGCTGCTGCAAGCGGTGCCATCACCGGCGCCCAGCTCGGCGCGGTCCTCTCCTTCCTCTCCAGCAAAGTCCTCGGCCAGTACGATCCTTTTGCTGCCTTGGCCCCGGATTCCAACGTGCCCCCGGGCGGCAGGCTCCTGTTGGTGGCGCCGAACATCATCTCCGTCGAGCGGGAACTCAACGTCCATCCAGATGACTTCCGCCTTTGGGTTTGCCTGCACGAGCAAACGCACCGTGTCCAGTTTGCGGCCGCACCGTGGCTCCGGCACCACATGCTGGACGAGATCGAGAAGCTCAGCGGAAACCTCCTGGGCAACATGGATACTTTGGTTGAACGCGCCAGCGCCGCGGCCAAATCCCTGCGGGACCGCAACCCCTCAGAGAAGACACCGGGCCGTGGCGCCATTCTGGACCTCCTGCAGAACCCTGAGGAAAAGGCGTCCCTGTCCCACATAACAGCTGTGATGAGCCTGCTTGAGGGGCATGCCAACGTGGTGATGGATGCCGTGGATTCGAGCATTGTTCCTTCCGTGAAGACCATCCGCCAGCGCTTCAACGAGCGCGGCAAGGACCGCGGTGTGGTGGAGAAGTTCATCCGCAACGTCCTTGGCCTGGATGCCAAGATGCGCCAGTACACCGATGGCGCCAAGTTCGTCCGTGAAGTGGTTGCTGTGGCTGGCATGGACGGCTTCAACCGCGTGTGGGAGTCCGCCGAGTACCTGCCAACCGAGGATGAGATCCACAACTCCAAGCTGTG